The following nucleotide sequence is from Deltaproteobacteria bacterium.
CCCCATTCCCCTGAATCAAACCGGGATTCAACAGGCTCAAAATTTGCGGGATTGGCTTAAAGGTGTTCCCATTCATGCCGTTTATTCAAGTCCTATGGCACGCGCTGTTGAAACAGCCTCTATTATTATTGAAGGACGAAAAAATCTGCAGGTGATGCCGGAAAAAGGGGTGGCGGAAATTGATTATGGCAAATGGATTGGGATGACTTTTGGCGATGTCGAAAAAAAATATAACAAGGAATATTATGATTACCGTTTTCGGGCCTCCACGGTGAAAGTGCCCGGTGGGGAAGCGGTGGTGGATGTTCAGAAAAGATGCGTTGCCGCTATCGAGAAAATGCGGGCAAATCATGTTGGAGAAAAGGTGCTGGTTGTTTCGCATGCCGATGTGCTCAAAGCCATTATCATTCACTATCTGGGTGTTTCTCTTGACCATCTTCAGTGTGTAGGGTCTGACAATGGCTCTTTGGCCGTTTATCGTTTTGGCACCGATTGGGGAGACCGTCTCATGGCTCTCAATTATTTTGGTGACATGCGAAAAATCCTTTCATGGTAATGCGTAAATTGACCGTTAAAAAATTGGAAGAAGAGGTCCTTAAGCATAATGCTCTTTATTTTGTCAAACATGCCCCGGAAATTTCAGACGCGGAATTCGACCAGTTAGTAAGAGAACTTAAAAAAAGAAAACCTGATTCTTCGGTTCTGAAGAAAATCGGTTCTGATATTTCCAAAGCGAGTAAAACGGTAATTCATGAAGTGTCCATGCTTTCTTTGGATAAGTGTTACAACGAAAAAGAAATTAAAAATTGGCTTGATAAATTTGAGGGCAATGTGTTGGCGTCTCCAAAGATCGATGGATGTGCGGTGGCGCTCCGATATGGTTCTGATGGAAGACTTGCGATGGCCGCCACACGGGGATCCGGGGTTGAAGGAGAAGTCATCACGGCCAATGTGAAATATATTTCAGACATTCCTCAAAAAATAAAACTTAACAATGTGGAAGTGCGGGGCGAAGTTTACATGCCCTTGTCAGTTTTCAAAAAATTCCGTTCAACTTTTGCAAATCCGCGCAATCTTGCGGCGGGAGCTATCAAACAAAAGGACCCCAAAAAAACCGGAGAGTATTGCCTTTCTTTCTTTGCCTATGATCTGCTTCATT
It contains:
- a CDS encoding histidine phosphatase family protein; its protein translation is MTMDLLLVRHGQTDWNPQQKIMGPHPIPLNQTGIQQAQNLRDWLKGVPIHAVYSSPMARAVETASIIIEGRKNLQVMPEKGVAEIDYGKWIGMTFGDVEKKYNKEYYDYRFRASTVKVPGGEAVVDVQKRCVAAIEKMRANHVGEKVLVVSHADVLKAIIIHYLGVSLDHLQCVGSDNGSLAVYRFGTDWGDRLMALNYFGDMRKILSW